In one Lentimicrobiaceae bacterium genomic region, the following are encoded:
- a CDS encoding MerR family transcriptional regulator, translated as MSNSDNTKKLYYKIGEVAEIFGVTTSLIRYYEKEFDIIKPRRNKKGNRLFTQNDIDNFHKIFHLIKEEGYTLEGTKAKLSSKRTSKAG; from the coding sequence ATGTCAAATTCTGATAATACAAAAAAACTATACTATAAAATTGGCGAAGTAGCCGAAATTTTTGGAGTAACTACTTCATTGATAAGATACTACGAAAAAGAATTTGATATAATAAAGCCCCGACGTAACAAAAAAGGCAATAGATTGTTTACTCAAAACGATATAGATAATTTTCATAAGATATTTCACCTTATAAAAGAAGAAGGCTATACACTTGAAGGAACTAAAGCTAAATTGTCGTCGAAAAGAACGAGTAAAGCAGG